A genome region from Labilibaculum antarcticum includes the following:
- a CDS encoding ATP-binding cassette domain-containing protein: MEIHQITIQAGIDKLGNTERLPDLRINKGEIYGIVGPTGSGKSQLIADIEQLAQGDTASKRRILINGAIPSHELRSDPRKKMVAQLSQNMNFFADMPVADFLKLHAKCRGKSKVDIKQVISIANTLTGEPINASDNLTILSGGQTRALMVADVAIISESPIVLIDEIENAGIKKHEALQLLSGEGKIILVVTHDPVLALSAQKRIIMRNGGMRDIIESTYREKQISLQLNDIDRCILALREDVRAGRKIEEVNFEALRHELSFL, from the coding sequence ATGGAAATACATCAAATTACAATACAGGCAGGCATCGACAAGTTAGGCAATACGGAACGTTTGCCCGATTTGCGAATCAACAAAGGTGAGATATATGGAATTGTTGGCCCTACCGGCAGCGGGAAAAGTCAGTTGATTGCAGATATTGAGCAGTTGGCACAAGGAGATACGGCAAGTAAGCGCAGAATTTTAATTAATGGAGCAATCCCTTCCCATGAACTTCGGAGTGATCCCAGAAAAAAAATGGTGGCTCAATTATCGCAGAACATGAATTTTTTCGCTGATATGCCCGTTGCCGATTTTTTGAAACTTCACGCCAAGTGCCGAGGGAAAAGCAAGGTTGATATTAAGCAGGTAATTTCGATTGCGAATACTCTTACTGGAGAGCCCATAAATGCAAGCGATAATCTAACAATTTTAAGCGGAGGACAAACCAGGGCTCTAATGGTGGCAGATGTTGCCATTATTAGCGAATCACCAATTGTTTTAATCGATGAAATTGAAAATGCAGGGATTAAAAAGCACGAGGCTTTGCAATTGTTATCGGGAGAGGGGAAAATAATTCTTGTGGTCACCCACGATCCGGTATTGGCCTTAAGTGCACAAAAGAGGATTATTATGAGGAATGGTGGCATGCGCGATATTATTGAAAGCACTTACCGTGAGAAACAAATATCATTGCAGTTAAATGATATTGATCGGTGTATTTTGGCTTTACGGGAGGATGTGCGGGCAGGCAGGAAAATAGAAGAAGTCAATTTTGAGGCATTGCGTCATGAATTGAGTTTTTTGTAA